Proteins from a genomic interval of Actinoalloteichus hymeniacidonis:
- a CDS encoding cobalamin B12-binding domain-containing protein: MSGRIRVVVAKPGLDGHDRGAKVVARALRDAGMEVIYTGLHQTPEQVVETVLQEDADAVGLSVLSGAHMTLFAKVVALLNERDASDVVVFGGGIIPEEDLPRLAEIGVAKVFTPGAPTHEIVDWVRSNVAQPAGA; encoded by the coding sequence GTGAGCGGTCGTATCCGGGTGGTCGTGGCGAAACCGGGACTGGATGGTCATGACCGGGGCGCCAAGGTCGTCGCGCGGGCATTGCGCGACGCGGGCATGGAGGTCATCTACACGGGCCTGCACCAGACTCCGGAACAGGTGGTCGAGACCGTCCTTCAGGAGGACGCCGACGCGGTGGGCCTCTCGGTGCTCTCCGGCGCCCACATGACCCTGTTCGCGAAGGTCGTCGCCCTACTGAATGAACGTGATGCCTCGGACGTCGTCGTCTTCGGCGGCGGCATCATCCCGGAGGAGGACCTGCCTCGACTCGCCGAGATCGGCGTGGCGAAGGTCTTCACCCCGGGCGCTCCCACCCACGAGATCGTCGACTGGGTGCGCAGCAACGTGGCACAGCCCGCCGGAGCCTGA
- the sucC gene encoding ADP-forming succinate--CoA ligase subunit beta, producing the protein MDLYEYQAKDLFAKYGVPVLPGSVATTPDQAKGIAEELGAPVVVKAQVKTGGRGKAGGVKLAKDPAETQEKAEAILGLDIKGHTVHRVLVTPASDIAEEYYFSFLLDRTNRTFLAMASVEGGMDIEEVAATKPEALAKVAVDPIAGVDETKAREIVEAAKFPAEVADQVVDTIVKLWATFVGEDATLVEVNPLVRDPEGKIIALDGKVTLDENAAFRHADHAALVDKGAEDPLEAAAKAKDLNYVKLDGQVGIIGNGAGLVMSTLDVVAYAGEKHGGVKPANFLDIGGGASAEVMANGLEIILSDQDVTAVFVNVFGGITACDAVANGIVSAFALLESRGEAVTRPIVVRLDGNNAQEGRRILNEAALPGLVQVDTMDDAATKAAELAAQGA; encoded by the coding sequence GTGGACCTGTACGAATACCAAGCGAAGGACCTCTTCGCAAAATACGGCGTTCCGGTGCTTCCGGGCTCGGTCGCCACTACCCCAGACCAGGCCAAGGGGATCGCCGAGGAACTCGGTGCCCCCGTTGTGGTCAAGGCTCAGGTCAAGACCGGCGGCCGGGGCAAGGCGGGTGGCGTGAAACTCGCCAAGGACCCCGCCGAGACCCAGGAGAAGGCCGAAGCGATCCTGGGCCTCGACATCAAGGGCCACACCGTTCATCGCGTGCTCGTCACGCCAGCCTCGGACATCGCCGAGGAGTACTACTTCTCGTTCCTTCTCGACCGGACCAATCGCACGTTCCTGGCGATGGCCTCGGTCGAGGGCGGCATGGACATCGAGGAGGTCGCGGCCACCAAGCCCGAGGCGCTCGCCAAGGTCGCGGTGGACCCGATCGCCGGTGTCGATGAGACCAAGGCTCGGGAGATCGTCGAGGCCGCGAAGTTCCCGGCCGAGGTCGCCGACCAGGTCGTCGACACGATCGTCAAGCTCTGGGCCACGTTCGTGGGCGAGGACGCCACCCTCGTCGAGGTGAACCCGCTGGTTCGCGATCCCGAGGGCAAGATCATCGCCCTCGACGGCAAGGTCACGCTGGACGAGAACGCCGCGTTCCGGCACGCCGACCACGCCGCGCTGGTCGACAAGGGCGCCGAGGACCCGCTGGAGGCTGCGGCCAAGGCCAAGGACCTCAACTACGTCAAGCTCGATGGCCAGGTCGGCATCATCGGCAACGGCGCGGGTCTGGTCATGTCCACGCTGGACGTGGTCGCCTACGCGGGCGAGAAGCATGGCGGCGTCAAGCCCGCCAACTTCCTCGACATCGGCGGCGGCGCCTCGGCCGAGGTCATGGCCAACGGGTTGGAGATCATTCTCTCCGACCAGGACGTGACCGCCGTCTTCGTCAACGTCTTCGGCGGCATCACCGCCTGTGACGCGGTCGCCAACGGCATCGTTTCGGCCTTCGCGTTGCTCGAGAGCCGGGGTGAGGCCGTGACCAGGCCGATCGTCGTGCGTCTCGACGGAAACAACGCGCAGGAGGGGCGGCGCATCCTCAACGAGGCGGCTCTGCCGGGTCTGGTCCAGGTCGACACCATGGACGACGCGGCCACCAAGGCCGCCGAACTCGCCGCGCAGGGGGCGTGA